The genomic interval TTCCAAGGCGGCCGCGGATATGGTCGCCATGAGCTACATTCGCTCTTTCTCCCTCCCTCTGCTCATTGTGCGATCAAACAACGTTTTCGGTATCCGGCAGTTTCCCGAGAAAATCATTCCCCGCTTTATTTTATGCGGCCTGCGTGGCGAGAAGATGCCGTTGCATGGGTCGGGAGAGCACCGCCGCCGCTTTCTGGCGGTCGAGGATTTCTCCGAGGCCATATCGATGCTGGTCAAATCGGGTGCGCCGCACGAGATCTATAACATCGGAGCGGAAGAAGAATATGCGACACGGGAAATCGCACGCATGATCTGCCGCGAACTCGACCTGCCGTTTGAGGGTACGGTCGTATTCACGCCCGATAGGCCGTTCAACGATTGCCGCTATGCCGTGAACAGCGACAAGCTCGAGGCCATGGGGTGGAAACCCCGTGTTTACTTGTCGCAGGCGCTGAAGGGTATTGTCGATTGGTACCGCGAGCATCAAGACCGCTATGTATCGGTGCCGACGGCGCTGTCCGGGTGAGATGGGGACTTTGGCTCAAAGGCTGAACGCTATGACGAAAGCAGGCAACACCTGCCCCCTTTGCGGCGGACACCCGTGGGTAGAGGTGCGTCGAGTCGCGACGGGGCCCATCAAGGATTATTGGCGGGCCATCGGGATAGACCTCGCGCAAGATTATCCGGGGTTTCCCAATCACCTCTCGGAGCGCCGGTGCGTTGCGTGCGGGCTGCACTTTTTCTTTCCCCTGGTGGTGGGTCTGCCGTCGCTTTATGCCGCGCTCTCTGCGCGCAACCCCGAGTGGTATTACACTTCACACAAATGGGAGTTCATCCAGGTGCTGGAACGCCTTGCGGCAGCGCCGGCGGAACGCTTGCTTGAGATCGGGTGTGGGGTCGGCAATTTTCTCGTGCCCGCGGCGCAGTTTTGCGGCCGTGTAACCGGCATCGAGTTCAACCCCGACGCGGTGCGTGCATGCCGGGAGCTTGGGCTGGACGTCCGCAACTGCGGTGTTGCCGAGTTGACCGAGAAGTTTGATGCCATCGTTTCGTTTCAAGTGTTCGAGCATGTCGAAAATCCGAAGGCGCTGTTTGCGGATTGCGTCGACCGCCTGGCGCCCGGCGGCCGGCTGATTGTCGCCGTGCCAAACCAGGATGGCGTTCTCGGCGAGTTGACGGGCAATTTCCTGAATCTGCCGCCGCACCACGTAACCCTGTGGGGAAAATCGTGTTTTGAGCACGTCGCGAAACAGCACGGTCTCGTCATCGAGAGCTATCTGATAGAGCCGATCACGTTCGATTTGTACGCGTCACGTTCCTACGAATTGCTGGACAGAATAAAGCCTCGGACGGGCTTTCTCGCGCGGCTGTACAACCGGTTACTTCTCCTTCTTCATCGCGCGCAGCTGCCGTTTCAATTTGAGAATGGCGGGCGCGCTTGGCCTGGCCACACGCATATAGCGATTTTTCGAAAGAACCTCGAATAGGCCGTGGGTGACGACTTTCCCCGCGTCTTGTTTATCACGCCGCACGCCTTCAACAAGGCAACCGGCGGCGGCATCACGTTTTCCAACCTGTTCGATGGCTGGCCGTCCGACCGTATCGCAACCGCGCACACCGATCCCGAACCAACGACGGGGGATGTGTGCACGAATTATTTCGTGCTCGGTGCTGAGGAATTCGACCTTGCCGCGCCGTTCGCAATGGCGCGCCGCGCGATCGGGCGTGCGGCGGTTGCCGGCGGGCCATCCGGGCCGACCGCAACCTTCCCGGCAACGGACGCATCGGGACCTCCTCCGGCGTTGCCGGGCGAAAAGCGCGCTGTGCTTCGCTCAGCGCTTATCCGTTCCGCGGCGCGCGTTCTGGGGGACGGCCTGCCGGAGCGGGTCGTGCTGTCCGATCGCCTGTGCAAATGGATCGAGGCTTTCGAACCCGATGTTCTTTACACGATTCTTGGGTCCAACGGGATGATGCGGCTGGTTCGCGAAGTCCGGGACCGGTACAAGGTCCCGGTCGTGGTCCATTTCATGGACGACTGGATGTCTTCCTATCATCGGGGTGGCTTGCTTGGTCCGGCCATGCGACGCGAGATGGTCGCACTTGTGCAGGACGCGGTGCAGGGGGCGCGGACCTGTCTCGGTATTTCGCCTGCGATGTGCGAAGCTTTTTCGCACCGGTTCGGCCGCCCGTTCGAGGTCTTTCAGAACACCATAGACGTCTCGCGCTGGGCGCGGATGGCCAAAGGGCGAAGGGTCTCCGGGTCGCCGGCGGATATCGTGTATGCCGGATCGATCTTTCCGAACGCGCAGCTCGAATCGCTGGTTGATTGTTGCCGGGCCGTAGCCGCGCTCGACGATTCTGGCATAGCGGCGACATTGACGATCAGCAGCCCATCCGGCCAGGCAGGGCGATACCGCGACCGTCTCGCGATTCATCCCTCGATTCAAATCACCGACACCATCCGTGACGACGAAGCCTTTTTTCACCGGATCGCGGCGGCCGACCTTTTGCTTCTTCCGGTCAATTTCTCCCGCCAAAGCATCCGGTTCATTCGCTATTCGATGCCGACGAAGGTGCCG from Pseudomonadota bacterium carries:
- a CDS encoding dTDP-glucose 4,6-dehydratase, producing the protein MITGGAGFIGSHVTERIARDYPDARIVIVDKMTYAADIQNLAGVLDWRQRHLKVGDVCDFEFCLSVTKDADCVIHLAAESHVDNSFGNSMQFTRSNTLGTHTLLEACRLNNVPRIVHVSTDEVYGEIAEGYHTESSILNPTNPYSASKAAADMVAMSYIRSFSLPLLIVRSNNVFGIRQFPEKIIPRFILCGLRGEKMPLHGSGEHRRRFLAVEDFSEAISMLVKSGAPHEIYNIGAEEEYATREIARMICRELDLPFEGTVVFTPDRPFNDCRYAVNSDKLEAMGWKPRVYLSQALKGIVDWYREHQDRYVSVPTALSG
- a CDS encoding class I SAM-dependent methyltransferase produces the protein MTKAGNTCPLCGGHPWVEVRRVATGPIKDYWRAIGIDLAQDYPGFPNHLSERRCVACGLHFFFPLVVGLPSLYAALSARNPEWYYTSHKWEFIQVLERLAAAPAERLLEIGCGVGNFLVPAAQFCGRVTGIEFNPDAVRACRELGLDVRNCGVAELTEKFDAIVSFQVFEHVENPKALFADCVDRLAPGGRLIVAVPNQDGVLGELTGNFLNLPPHHVTLWGKSCFEHVAKQHGLVIESYLIEPITFDLYASRSYELLDRIKPRTGFLARLYNRLLLLLHRAQLPFQFENGGRAWPGHTHIAIFRKNLE